One Mercurialis annua linkage group LG3, ddMerAnnu1.2, whole genome shotgun sequence DNA window includes the following coding sequences:
- the LOC126674521 gene encoding probable 3-beta-hydroxysteroid-Delta(8),Delta(7)-isomerase — MEGQAHPYLPRDLKLPGYVPGALSQSTILSIFGASSLLIVSLVWLLSARSRKLSNCDRLVMCWWAFTGVVHIILEGYFVFSPEFYKDNTSFYLAEVWKEYSKGDSRYAARDSAVIAVEGLTAVFAGPASLLAVYAIAAGKSYRYILQFAVSLAQLYGTAIYFLTPYLDGISYTSSPFYHYAYYIGANASWVVIPSLICIHCWKKICAPAQVQAQKKSKRG; from the exons ATGGAGGGGCAGGCGCATCCATACTTGCCGAGAGATCTGAAACTGCCGGGATATGTCCCTGGAGCTCTCTCTCAGTCCACTATTCTTTCCATCTTCGGAGCTTCTTCTCTTCTCATCGTTTCTCTCGTCTGGCTTCTCTCTg CACGTTCGCGCAAGCTCTCAAACTGTGATAGATTGGTTATGTGCTGGTGGGCTTTCACCGGTGTCGTCCACATTATCCTAGAGGGTTATTTTGTTTTCTCTCCTGAGTTCTACAAGGACAATACTTCTTTTTACTTGGCTGAAGTTT GGAAAGAGTACAGCAAAGGTGATTCTAGATATGCTGCAAGGGATTCTGCAGTCATTGCTGTGGAAGGATTAACTGCAGTCTTTGCTGGTCCAGCTAGCCTTCTAGCAGT CTATGCTATTGCTGCTGGGAAATCCTATAGATACATACTTCAGTTTGCTGTTTCTTTAGCGCAGCTCTATGGAACTGCTATATACTTCTTAACTCCATACTTGGATGGTATTAGCTATACATCAAGTCCATTTTACCATTATGCATATTATATCGGCGCAAATGCCTCATGGGTTGTCATACCATCACTCATTTGTATACATTGCTGGAAGAAGATTTGCGCACCAGCTCAAGTACAAGCCCAGAAAAAGAGCAAACGTGGCTGA